One genomic window of Kaistia geumhonensis includes the following:
- a CDS encoding ABC transporter permease → MLAALTDPAFAGFLSATMRLAVPILLAALGGLYAERSGVLNIGLEGAMLTGAFVGFVTAYATGSIAVAVPAAIAAGGMFGIVLAFYAVTLGANQVVVGIAMNLVAVGVTSFFYRLVFGAGTDRPRIDTLLPPDFGPLADWPLIGPLLFRQDLLAFLALALVPLTWFVIARTRFGLDIRAVGEHPEAAETLGVNVARVRYASVAISSGLAGFGGATLSLAATGVFLDGMTAGRGYIALAILILGRRHPLGVLGAALLFGAADALQLRAQILPTGLPFQFLLMLPYVLTIVVLAGFAGRGGAPAALGVPFRRLKKD, encoded by the coding sequence ATGCTGGCTGCCCTCACCGATCCGGCCTTTGCCGGGTTCCTCTCCGCGACGATGCGACTCGCCGTGCCGATCCTGCTCGCCGCGCTCGGCGGGCTCTATGCCGAGCGCTCGGGCGTGCTCAATATCGGCCTCGAAGGGGCGATGCTCACCGGCGCCTTTGTCGGCTTCGTCACCGCCTATGCGACGGGCAGCATCGCGGTCGCGGTGCCGGCCGCCATCGCGGCGGGCGGGATGTTCGGCATCGTGCTCGCCTTCTACGCGGTCACGCTCGGCGCCAACCAGGTGGTGGTCGGGATCGCGATGAATCTCGTCGCGGTCGGCGTCACCTCCTTCTTCTATCGCCTCGTCTTCGGCGCCGGGACCGACCGCCCGCGCATCGACACGCTGCTGCCGCCCGATTTCGGCCCGCTGGCCGACTGGCCGCTGATCGGTCCGCTGCTGTTCCGCCAGGACCTGCTCGCCTTCCTCGCGCTCGCGCTCGTGCCGCTCACCTGGTTCGTGATCGCCAGGACCCGCTTCGGCCTCGATATCCGCGCCGTCGGCGAGCATCCGGAGGCGGCCGAGACGCTGGGCGTCAACGTGGCGCGCGTGCGCTACGCCTCCGTCGCGATCTCGTCCGGCCTCGCCGGCTTCGGCGGCGCGACGCTCTCGCTGGCGGCGACCGGCGTCTTTCTCGACGGGATGACCGCCGGCCGCGGCTATATCGCGCTCGCGATCCTCATCCTCGGCCGGCGGCATCCGCTCGGCGTGCTCGGCGCGGCGCTCCTGTTCGGCGCCGCCGATGCGCTGCAGCTCCGGGCGCAGATCCTGCCGACCGGGCTTCCGTTCCAGTTCCTGCTGATGCTTCCCTATGTGCTGACCATCGTCGTGCTGGCCGGCTTCGCCGGCCGCGGCGGCGCCCCGGCCGCGCTCGGCGTTCCGTTCCGCCGCCTGAAGAAGGATTGA
- a CDS encoding creatininase family protein, whose translation MLDLRAATSPEVAEALARGDAVAVLAVGAEEQHGAHLPLSTDTVMADGVARRIAEGLGNALLLPPVAYGDAWNNEGFAGTLSLSPDTLRAVLIDLGRGVKRLGVAALVIVNGHFGNREPIALAARALTGEGLRVLALDYPGMERIAGAICDSTPAAPTFYHADEVETSMMLALAPDLVRMDKAAPEYPEFPETFGMEPMLLSTFNRSGVFGDPRPATAEKGEAFIAGIAAESLGIIARFLSRPA comes from the coding sequence ATGCTCGATCTTCGCGCCGCCACCTCGCCCGAGGTCGCCGAGGCCCTCGCGCGCGGCGACGCGGTCGCCGTGCTCGCCGTCGGCGCCGAGGAGCAGCACGGCGCGCATCTGCCGCTCTCGACCGACACGGTGATGGCCGACGGCGTGGCGCGGCGGATCGCCGAGGGGCTCGGCAATGCGCTGCTGCTGCCGCCGGTCGCCTATGGCGATGCCTGGAACAACGAGGGATTCGCCGGAACGCTGTCGCTCTCGCCCGACACGCTGCGCGCCGTGCTGATCGATCTCGGCCGCGGGGTGAAGCGACTCGGCGTCGCGGCGCTCGTCATCGTCAACGGCCATTTCGGCAACCGCGAGCCGATCGCGCTCGCCGCGCGGGCGCTGACGGGCGAGGGGCTGAGGGTGCTCGCGCTCGACTATCCGGGCATGGAACGCATCGCCGGCGCGATCTGCGACAGCACGCCCGCCGCGCCGACCTTCTATCATGCCGACGAGGTGGAGACCTCGATGATGCTGGCGCTGGCGCCCGATCTCGTCCGCATGGACAAGGCGGCGCCGGAATATCCGGAGTTCCCCGAGACCTTCGGCATGGAGCCGATGCTGCTCTCGACCTTCAACCGCTCGGGCGTCTTCGGCGACCCGCGCCCGGCCACGGCCGAGAAGGGCGAAGCCTTCATCGCCGGCATCGCCGCCGAAAGCCTCGGCATCATCGCCCGCTTCCTCTCGCGCCCCGCTTGA